tttctttaacccatctaccaataagtgcccttctttgcgaggcattggaaaacctccctggtgtttgtggttgtacagagatgaggaagtcattccaaaatcatgttaaattCTACTTTTTAACACAGattgtccatgcaacttattatgtgacttgttatgtGAACTTTtgtaagcttgccataacaaaagggttgaatacatatttactttttaaattaatttgtaaaaaattctaaaaacataatacCACTTtgacagtatggggtattgtgtgtaggccattgtcacaaaatctcaatttaatccatttcaaattcaggctgtaacacaattattattatttttaagtcaaggggtgtgaatacgtttTGAAGGCACTGAATACAAAACATAAGAAAATCACGTTTTTTGACTGAACTTGGTCTTTAATAAGTTTTGCATAGATTAAGGTGCCAGGTCGGACAATTTTGACTACTTTTGATGTGTACATGTGCTGTCTATAATCACCCTGCAGTCAAACCTTTACATAAAATTTGATCATAATACTGGTttgtattttcattacatttgTCAAACTATAAGTTGAAGAAACATGTACTGTATTGAAGTTTAAAATAAATTAGTTCATAGTTAATCAAGAGaggaaataacaaacaaaaaataaatattggAATGAAGCTTATTatacatgaaataaataaatgataacTGTTTTAGTAAGTGGACAGCACAGCTTGAAACCACAAATGACATAACTAATAAATATATTAACATACTATGTTCAGCTCAGCTGTAACTTTGATTAACATTCAGATGCATAATATATAAAGTAGTACATTGCACAAAAAACATGTGGCCTTTTAAGCCTATTATACATTTTCACTTGATCTTCTCAGATGCAATGCTGTGTAGTCAAGTAATTTTTCCATGCATTAAAGTGCCATGATTAGCAGATATAGATGATTGGCTGTTCTTGTGATTACAATAGGCCAGAGATGTTAGCGTTGTCACCTCAGAAGAGACCGTTTCTTCTGCTGTACTGTACATTGTAAGATCTGCGTCTGTGCCAGCGTCTCCTTATAGCTACACATCCGCCACATAAAATGCACTGCAAAACAAGATGGAGAAGTATGATTCACATGTAAAATTAAATCATTGCAGAGATTTAGCATATTTTTTGAATAAATATGTAAACAGTACACAAGTGAACACAAGCCTATACGTACACATAGCAGGATCCACAGGGGTACCAGAATGATAGCGATGCCACAAGGGATGATAATGGCCAGAGCCCAGCCAGGAAAACCTCCACTTGTGGTATTGAAAGGAGTGGTCAGCAAAAGAGTAGGAGGTGGTGTGGTAGCTTCTACAGTTGTCGTTGTGGGTGCTGCTGTTGTGGTGGTTGTAGCAGCTATATTTGTGGTTGTTGTAGCAGCTTTCGTTGTGGTTGTCGAAGGAGCTGGAGTTGTGGTTGTTGAAGGACCTGCCATTGTAGTGGTTGTAGGAGCTACAGCTGTTTTAATTAATGCAGCATTATCATCTGCAGTTGTAGGAGCTGCAGATGCAGTTGTAAGAGTTGCAgctgtaggagctgcagttgcatctgtaggagctgcagttgcacttgtaggagctgcagttatCATAGTAGCTGCAATTGTGGTTGTTGTaagagctgtagttgttgtcgtAGTAGATGCTGCAGTTGTAGGGGTGGTAGGACCAATGGTTGTTTTAGTAAGAGCTGAATTGATTGTCATAGCAGCTTTTGTGGTGCTGGTTGAAGGAGCTACAGTTATTGGAGTAAGagctttagttgttgttgtaggtatggtagatgtagtggttgTAGGCGCAACAGTTGCTGTAGGAGCAACAGATTTCATTGTAGGTGCGGCTGATGTAGGGGTCATAAGAGCTAAAAATGTTATAGTAGGAGGTGCAGTTATGGTTGTAGCtttagctgcagttgtggttgttgtaagaGCTGCAGTTGTAGTTATTGTAGCAGGTGCTGCAGTGGTTGTCGAAGTAGGTGCTGAAGTTGTATTGATCATAGGAGCTACAGTTCTTGTTATGGGTGCTGCTGTTGTAATGGCCATAGTAGGTGTTGTGGTTGTCATAGGGGCTTCAGTTGTAGTTATTGTAGCAGGTGCTGCAGTGGTTGTCAAAGTAGATGatgcagttgtagtggtcgtaggagctacagttgttggcGAAGGAGCTACAGATGTTGTTGTGGTTATCGTAGGACCTTCAGTTGTCGTTGTAGGTGCTTCTGTTGTTGTGGTCGTACGATCTaaagttgttgtagtaggagctgcagttgtggttgtcataGGAACTGCATTTGTCATTGTCgtagtaggtgctgcagttgtcgttgtcgtagtaggtgctgcagttgtggttgtcgtagtagctTTAGTTGTAGTTGTAGAATGTGTTGCAGTCGTAGTGGTTGtaagagctacagttgttgtagtaggagctgaagTGATTTTTGCTGTAGCTGCTGACGTTGTAGTGGTtggggatatatttgttgtcatagaagctacagttgttgttgtaggtgctgcagttgtggttatcgtaggagcttcagttgtagttgttaaagtaggtgctgcagttgtagtggttgtaAGAGCTACATATGGTGTAGGAGCGTCAGTTGCAGTTATTTTAGCAGATGCTGCAGCGGTTGTCGAAGTAGGTGGTGTAGTTGtggtcgtaggagctacagttgttgcacttggagctacagttgtggttgtcgtaggagctacagttgtggttgtcgtagtaggtgttgtggttgtcgtagtaggtgttgtggttgtcgtagtaggtggtgtggttgtcgtagtaggtgctgcagttgtcgtagtaggtgctgcagttgtcgTAATAGGTGCTGCAAttgtggttgtcgtagcagcTTCAGTTATAATTGTCgtagtaggtgctgcagttgtggttatcATAGGCGcttcagttgtagttgttgtagtatgtGCTGCAGTCGTAGTGGTTGTAAGAGCtccagttgttgtagtaggagctgaagTGATTTTCGCTGTAGCTGCTGACGTTGTAGTGGTTGGGGACATATTTGTTGTCGTAaaagctacagttgttgttgtaggtgctgctgttgtggttgtcgttgtaggtgctgctgttgtagtggtcgtagtatCTAAAGTTGTAGTAGGAGTATCAGTtgcggttgtcgtaggagctgcgtTTGTAATGGTCGTCGTGGGTGCTTCTGTTGTAATGGTCGTGGGATCTaaagttgtagtaggagctgcagatgtggttgtcgtaggagctgcatttgtagttgttgtagtaggtgctgctgttgtagtggttgtaggagctacagatgttgtagttggagctgcagttgtggttgtcgtaggagcttcagttgtcGTTGTTGTAGGAACTGCTGATGTAGTTGTTGTAAGAGCTGCAGTGGTTGTTGaagtaggtgctgcagttgtagtggtcatAGGAGCTACAGATGATGtcgtaggagcttcagttgtggttgtcgtagtaggtgtcgtagtaggtgttgtagttgtcgtagtaggC
This genomic interval from Salmo salar chromosome ssa27, Ssal_v3.1, whole genome shotgun sequence contains the following:
- the LOC106588523 gene encoding mucin-5AC-like codes for the protein MTTTTAAPTSTTTAALTTTTSAAPTSTTTNAVPTTTTTEAPMTTTTAALTTTSVAPTTTTAASTTTNTNAAPTTTTTAAPTTTLDPTTITTEAPTTTTTNAATTTTSTDTPTATLDTTTTTTAAPTTTTVAPTTTTTVAPSTTVAPTTTTTPPTSTTVATTTTTTPPTSTTAASAKITTTDAPTTPSVALTTTTTAAPTSTTTTEAPTITTTAAPATKTTTEAAMTTTTSAPTTTTTTPTTTPTTTTTTEAPTTSSVAPMTTTTAAPTSTTTAALTTTTSAVPTTTTTEAPTTTTTAAPTTTSVAPTTTTTAAPTTTTTNAAPTTTTSAAPTTTLDPTTITTEAPTTTITNAAPTTTATDTPTTTLDTTTTTTAAPTTTTTTAAPTTTTVAFTTTNMSPTTTTSAATAKITSAPTTTTGALTTTTTAAHTTTTTTEAPMITTTAAPTTTIITEAATTTTIAAPITTTAAPTTTTAAPTTTTTPPTTTTTTPTTTTTTPTTTTTTVAPTTTTTVAPSATTVAPTTTTTPPTSTTAAASAKITATDAPTPYVALTTTTTAAPTLTTTTEAPTITTTAAPTTTTVASMTTNISPTTTTSAATAKITSAPTTTTVALTTTTTATHSTTTTKATTTTTTAAPTTTTTTAAPTTTMTNAVPMTTTTAAPTTTTLDRTTTTTEAPTTTTEGPTITTTTSVAPSPTTVAPTTTTTASSTLTTTAAPATITTTEAPMTTTTPTMAITTAAPITRTVAPMINTTSAPTSTTTAAPATITTTAALTTTTTAAKATTITAPPTITFLALMTPTSAAPTMKSVAPTATVAPTTTTSTIPTTTTKALTPITVAPSTSTTKAAMTINSALTKTTIGPTTPTTAASTTTTTTALTTTTIAATMITAAPTSATAAPTDATAAPTAATLTTASAAPTTADDNAALIKTAVAPTTTTMAGPSTTTTPAPSTTTTKAATTTTNIAATTTTTAAPTTTTVEATTPPPTLLLTTPFNTTSGGFPGWALAIIIPCGIAIILVPLWILLCCILCGGCVAIRRRWHRRRSYNVQYSRRNGLF